DNA from Amycolatopsis sp. DSM 110486:
GACTGGTCGCGGGTGTCCGAGGCGCTGGACGCGGCGGGCTACGCGGGCTGGTTCGTGCTGGACCACCTCAGCTCGCACGAGCCCGGCAGCTTGGCGGCCGACCTCGTTCACCTGAGGAAACTGGCGGAGGTGAGTCGCGCGTGAGTGACCTCAAGGGGCGGGTGGCCGTGGTGACCGGCGCCGCATCGGGCATCGGCCGGGCCATCGCGTTGTGTTTCGCCGACGCGGGTGCCCAAGTCGTGGTGGCGGACCGGCAGCGCGACGCGTGGCACGGTGGTGCGCCGACCGACGAGCTAGCTGAAGGCGCCACGTTCGTCGAGTGCGATCTGGCCGACCCGGCTGCCGTCGCGGCGCTCATCCCGGCGGTGGCCGAGCGCCACGGCCGGCTGGACGTGCTCGTGAACAACGCCGCCACGAGCGTCGGACGGGAACTGCTCGAGACGACCGACGACGACTGGCACCAGGTGCTCGCGGTCAACCTCACCGCGCCGTTCGTGCTCAGCCGGGCCGCCGTGCGCCAGATGCTCACCCAGGAACCCCGTGGTGAGGTGCGCGGCCGCATCGTGAACGTGACCTCGCAGCACGGAATCGTGGCCGCCCGGGAGGACACCGCGTACGGCGTGTCGAAGGCCGCGCTGAGCCAGCTGACCCGGCAGATCGCGGCCGAGTACGCCGAGCGGGGTGTGGTCTGCAACGCCGTGGCACCGGGCAAGATCGAGACCGGCCCCAGCGCGCGCGCCGGAGAACCCGCCTGGTTGGAGTACTGGACCAGCCGCACCCCGTGGCCGAGGCTCGGGCGCCCCGAGGACGTCGCTCGCGCGGCGCTCTTCCTGGCCGGTGACGACGCCACCTACCTCACCGGGACGACTTTGATGGTCGATGGCGGCTGGACCGCCCGCTGAGGCGACGCGGTGGCGCGGCGATCAGCCCGTCGCGCCACCGGCCCACCTCATCCGGGACGCGCTCAGCCGCGCCGCGCGCTTCCCGGATCCGTCAGGTACGCCACCACGTTGTCCCCGACCGACCGCACGTGTTCCTCCATCAGACGGCTCGCCAGCGCGCCGTCGCCGTCCAGGAGTGCCTTCGAAATGGCCATGTGCTGGCTCGCGCACAGCGGCGACGCGTCGATTCCGGGGACATCCCGCTGCCGGAGCGCGACTATCATCGCGTTCGCGTCGTCGATCAGGCGGGCGAGCCGGGTGTTGCCCGTGGCCTTCGCGATGGTCGTGTGGAACGCCTCGTCAGCCGCGCGATACGCGCCGAAATCGCGCTGGTCCGCCGCCACCACGGTGCGCTCGGCTTCGTGGCGCGCGGCGAGGAGCACTTCACGGTCACCGCGTTCGGCCGCCAGGCGTGCGGACTTCATCTCGAGCGCTTCGCGGACCTCGTACGCGTCGCGCAGGCGATCCGCCGACGGCGTCACGATCCGGTCGGCGCGAGGGCCGTCGGACTCGACGAGGCCGACTTCTTTCAGCCGCAGCAGCGCCTCGCGCACCGGGGTCTTGCTGACCCCGAGTTCCTTGGCCAGACCGGCCTCGGTGACCCGGCTCGCCGCGGCGAGCTTGCCGTCGACGATGGCCTGCCGGATCGTGTTGTAAACCGACATCGCGAGGCTGTCCGGACGAGGCGCCAGGCCGAGCGAGGCGTCCGATCCGCTCGTCCCGGTTCTGTGCGTGGTCTCCGTCATCGCGCCTGCCCGTCCCTCTCCGGAATGACTTGCCGCCCCGGTTCACCGGTACCGGTGAACTCCCCTTCGCGTACCAATTCCCGCCCCCGCGCCCACACCGAGCGGATCACACCCCGCACGGGTGTGCCCGAGTACGGACTGATGCCCGTGCCGTCGGCGAACGAGCTCTCGTCCGCCACCCAGGTCTCAGCAGGATCCCACAAGACGAGATCCGCGTCGGCGCCCGGCGCGATCCGGCCCTTGCTCCGGTGGCCGAACGCGTCGGCCGGCCCCGTGCACAGCACGTGCACGAGCCGCTCCAGCGGGATGCCGTTGTCCAGGCCCCACGACAGCAGCAGCGGCAGCCGTGCCCCGATCCCGGGGATGCCGTAGTGGGTGTCGCCGCACGGCGAGATCCGCCGGTCGACCTCGGTGCGTTCCTGCGAGTGGTCGGAGCCGACGGTGTCGAGCGTGCCGTCGCGCAACGCCTCGCGGACCGCGGCCACGTGGTCCTGCGCTCGCAGCGGGGGTGCCACCAGCAGCGTGTCGGCGCGGGGACCGTCGTACTCGTCGTCGGTGAGCAGGAGGTGGTGCAGGCAAGCCTCGGCGGTCACCACGGTCTCGCCGGCCGCGCGGGCCATCCGGACGTGGTCGATCGCTTCGCGGCTCGACAGGTGCGTCACGTAGAGCCGCGCGCCGGCCAGCCCGGAGAT
Protein-coding regions in this window:
- a CDS encoding GntR family transcriptional regulator, with product MTETTHRTGTSGSDASLGLAPRPDSLAMSVYNTIRQAIVDGKLAAASRVTEAGLAKELGVSKTPVREALLRLKEVGLVESDGPRADRIVTPSADRLRDAYEVREALEMKSARLAAERGDREVLLAARHEAERTVVAADQRDFGAYRAADEAFHTTIAKATGNTRLARLIDDANAMIVALRQRDVPGIDASPLCASQHMAISKALLDGDGALASRLMEEHVRSVGDNVVAYLTDPGSARRG
- a CDS encoding dihydroorotase family protein, which codes for MTTPTGTLRADVAVAEGRIVGIEAPGTVSAEQVVDADGLHVLPGGVDPHCHLMAGLADSTRAAALGGTTTALSFSLPDDGEETVAAFERARDLVAQGLSAVDVGLHAMCYRPNELTTEDLTKLAELGADAVKVFLAYPELGIMATGDGLYRTMLAAKAVGLPVQVHCEDGEVVEALVEEASAGGRTGARTFGGVRPPVLEEIAVRRALGISGLAGARLYVTHLSSREAIDHVRMARAAGETVVTAEACLHHLLLTDDEYDGPRADTLLVAPPLRAQDHVAAVREALRDGTLDTVGSDHSQERTEVDRRISPCGDTHYGIPGIGARLPLLLSWGLDNGIPLERLVHVLCTGPADAFGHRSKGRIAPGADADLVLWDPAETWVADESSFADGTGISPYSGTPVRGVIRSVWARGRELVREGEFTGTGEPGRQVIPERDGQAR
- a CDS encoding SDR family NAD(P)-dependent oxidoreductase, which gives rise to MSDLKGRVAVVTGAASGIGRAIALCFADAGAQVVVADRQRDAWHGGAPTDELAEGATFVECDLADPAAVAALIPAVAERHGRLDVLVNNAATSVGRELLETTDDDWHQVLAVNLTAPFVLSRAAVRQMLTQEPRGEVRGRIVNVTSQHGIVAAREDTAYGVSKAALSQLTRQIAAEYAERGVVCNAVAPGKIETGPSARAGEPAWLEYWTSRTPWPRLGRPEDVARAALFLAGDDATYLTGTTLMVDGGWTAR